From the Odocoileus virginianus isolate 20LAN1187 ecotype Illinois chromosome 21, Ovbor_1.2, whole genome shotgun sequence genome, one window contains:
- the SEPSECS gene encoding O-phosphoseryl-tRNA(Sec) selenium transferase isoform X3, with the protein MDSNNFLGNCGVGEREGRVASALVARRHYRFIHGIGRSGDISAVQPKAAGSSLLNKITNSLVLDIIKLAGVYTVTSCFVVPMATGMSLTLCFLTLRHRRPKAKYIIWPRIDQKSCFKSMITAGFEPVVIENVLEGDELRTDLKAVEAKVQELGPDHILCVHSTTSCFAPRVPDRLEELAVICANYGIPHIVNNAYGVQSSKCMHLIQQGARVGRIDAFVQSLDKNFMVPVGGAIIAGFNDSFIQEISKMYPGRASASPSLDVLITLLSLGSNGYRKLLKERKEMFSYLSNQLKKLSEAYNERLLHTPHNPISLAMTLKTLDKRCSKAVTQLGSMLFTRQVSGARVVPLGSMQTVSGYTFRGFMSHTNNYPCAYLNAASAIGMKTQDVDLFIKRLDKCLKTVRKEQNKESDISGVDNNDKTEDVDIEEMALKLDNVCLDTCQDSS; encoded by the exons GTTCATTCATGGAATTGGACGATCAGGTGATATTTCTGCTGTGCAACCCAAAGCTGCAGGTTCTAGCCTTTTGAACAAAATTACCAATTCTTTGGTCCTGGACATCATAAAATTGGCTG GTGTCTATACAGTGACCAGCTGCTTTGTAGTTCCAATGGCAACTGGTATGAGTCTAACCCTGTGTTTCTTAACATTGCGACACAGAAGACCAAAGGCAAAGTATATTATATGGCCGCGAATAGACCAGAAGTCTTGCTTTAAATCTATGATCACTGCag GTTTTGAGCCTGTGGTGATAGAGAACGTTTTAGAAGGTGATGAGCTGCGCACAGACCTGAAAGCAGTGGAGGCTAAAGTCCAGGAACTTGGGCCTGATCACATTCTGTGTGTTCATTCTACTACGTCCTGTTTTGCTCCAAGGGTGCCTGATAG GTTAGAAGAACTGGCTGTGATTTGTGCTAATTACGGCATTCCACATATAGTCAACAATGCCTATGGAGTGCAATCTTCAAAGTGCATGCACCTCATTCAGCAG GGAGCTCGTGTTGGTAGAATAGATGCTTTCGTTCAGAGCTTGGACAAAAATTTTATGGTTCCAGTAGGTGGTGCTATAATTGCTGGCTTTAATGATTCCTTCATTCAGGAAATCAGCAAGATGTATCCAG gaagagcttcagcttcaccttcTTTAGATGTCCTTATTACTTTATTATCACTTGGATCAAATGGCTACAGGAagctattaaaagaaagaaag GAAATGTTTTCCTATTTGTCCAACCAACTAAAGAAACTGTCAGAAGCTTACAATGAAAGACTGTTGCATACACCTCACAATCCCATATCTTTag cgATGACACTTAAAACCCTGGATAAACGGTGCAGCAAAGCTGTCACTCAGCTTGGCTCCATGCTTTTTACAAGACAGGTTTCTGGAGCCAG GGTTGTTCCTCTTGGGTCTATGCAGACTGTGAGTGGCTATACTTTCAGGGGCTTTATGTCACATACAAATAATTACCCTTGTGCTTACCTCAATGCTGCGTCAGCCATCGGAATGAAGACACAGGATGTGGACTTGTTCATAAAGAGACTTGACAAGTGTTTAAAGACagtcagaaaagaacaaaataaagagagTGACATATCTGGAGTTGACAATAATGACAAAACTGAAGATGTGGATATAGAAGAAATGGCTTTAAAACTAGATAATGTATGTCTTGACACATGCCAGGATTCTTCTTGA